A genomic window from Chitinophagales bacterium includes:
- the murQ gene encoding N-acetylmuramic acid 6-phosphate etherase, producing MQPDIKKITESGSRYHNLEEMSIQELLISINSEDKTVPEAVEKAIPQIEKLVEAVLQKMKNSGRLFYIGSGTSGRLGIVDASECPPTFGVPYGWVVGLIAGGDGAIRKAVEFAEDDENQGWKDLQEYEISCLDIVIGITASGSTPYVTGSIKKCREHGIVTGCITCNTQTALASIADFPVEVVVGPEFISGSTRMKAGTAQKLVLNMISTSVMIQMGKVLDNKMVDMQLSNEKLIDRGTKMLTREFAWDYRRARAILLEYGSVRKVLQVHQRNKKK from the coding sequence ATGCAACCAGATATAAAAAAAATAACTGAGTCAGGCTCCCGGTATCATAACCTTGAAGAAATGAGTATTCAGGAGCTACTGATCAGCATTAATAGTGAAGATAAGACAGTGCCGGAAGCAGTGGAAAAAGCAATTCCGCAAATTGAAAAGCTGGTAGAAGCTGTCCTGCAAAAAATGAAAAATTCAGGGCGCCTCTTTTATATCGGGAGCGGAACCAGTGGGCGGTTAGGAATAGTGGATGCATCTGAGTGTCCGCCCACTTTCGGTGTGCCATACGGATGGGTAGTAGGATTGATTGCAGGTGGTGATGGAGCAATTCGTAAAGCAGTTGAATTTGCTGAAGATGATGAAAACCAGGGATGGAAAGATTTGCAGGAATATGAAATTTCATGCCTGGATATAGTAATTGGAATCACGGCTTCCGGAAGTACTCCGTATGTAACAGGTTCCATTAAAAAATGCAGGGAGCATGGAATTGTTACAGGCTGCATAACCTGCAATACGCAAACTGCACTCGCATCCATTGCTGATTTTCCAGTTGAAGTTGTGGTAGGTCCTGAATTTATATCTGGCAGCACACGCATGAAGGCGGGCACAGCCCAAAAGCTTGTTTTAAACATGATCAGCACATCAGTAATGATACAAATGGGAAAAGTATTAGACAACAAAATGGTAGACATGCAACTAAGTAATGAAAAGCTTATTGACCGGGGAACAAAAATGCTTACCCGGGAGTTTGCATGGGATTATAGACGTGCACGTGCAATTTTGCTGGAGTATGGCAGCGTAAGGAAAGTATTGCAGGTTCACCAGCGCAATAAAAAAAAATAG
- a CDS encoding Gfo/Idh/MocA family oxidoreductase has product MNRKIGFTIVGFGHIGRRHAQMILEHPNAQLLGVADINPLCAEVAQDDFHTPFYNSTEDLLKAELQPDVVCICTPNGLHTKLAISALEKGCNVVIEKPMGLSKADCEEVIFKSLQMSKQVFCVMQNRYSPPAKWLKSLINEKRLGKIYTVQVNCYWNRDERYYKKNSWKGSKELDGGPLFTQFSHFVDMMYWLFGDIRDIQARFENNNHQQSTQFLDDSGLVSFHFLNGGMGCFNYSTSVWDTNLESSMTIIGEHGSVKVGGQYMEKVEYCHIRNYTMPELPPSNPPNDYGGYKGSAANHHFVIENVVDVLLGNSTISTNALEGMKVVEIIERIYGVGKSK; this is encoded by the coding sequence ATGAATCGAAAAATAGGCTTTACGATAGTTGGATTTGGGCATATTGGGAGACGTCATGCTCAAATGATTTTGGAACATCCAAACGCACAGCTTCTGGGCGTTGCAGATATCAATCCACTTTGTGCAGAAGTAGCTCAAGATGATTTTCACACACCATTTTATAATTCGACTGAGGATTTACTAAAAGCCGAATTACAACCCGATGTAGTCTGCATTTGCACGCCTAATGGCCTGCACACAAAGCTTGCTATTTCCGCTTTGGAAAAAGGATGCAATGTAGTAATTGAAAAGCCGATGGGATTGAGCAAAGCTGACTGTGAGGAAGTGATTTTTAAATCACTTCAGATGTCCAAACAGGTCTTTTGTGTGATGCAGAACCGGTATAGTCCTCCGGCAAAATGGCTCAAAAGTTTAATCAATGAAAAAAGGCTGGGAAAAATTTACACCGTGCAGGTGAATTGTTATTGGAACAGGGATGAGCGTTACTATAAAAAAAATTCGTGGAAGGGATCTAAAGAATTGGATGGCGGCCCGCTTTTTACACAGTTCAGTCACTTTGTGGATATGATGTACTGGCTCTTTGGAGATATCCGGGATATTCAGGCGCGATTCGAAAATAATAATCATCAGCAAAGCACTCAGTTTTTAGACGACTCAGGGCTGGTGAGCTTTCATTTTTTAAACGGGGGAATGGGCTGCTTCAACTATTCCACCTCAGTGTGGGATACTAACCTGGAAAGCAGCATGACCATAATAGGCGAGCATGGAAGTGTGAAAGTAGGAGGGCAATACATGGAAAAGGTAGAGTACTGCCATATCCGCAATTATACTATGCCGGAGCTTCCACCATCAAACCCTCCGAATGACTACGGCGGATATAAAGGGAGTGCTGCGAACCATCATTTTGTAATAGAAAATGTGGTAGATGTTTTACTGGGAAATTCAACTATAAGCACCAATGCCTTAGAAGGCATGAAAGTAGTTGAGATTATAGAACGAATTTATGGCGTCGGGAAAAGTAAATAA
- a CDS encoding undecaprenyl-phosphate glucose phosphotransferase, producing the protein MALVKSQLSSFFQLMLREKFRIYSLINLLGDLTLLLFSFLVGYLLIWGHFKPNFKDFFFKVSFALIGSWLVVSYFLKLYSPQRFEQFEKSFTKHFQSIAFHAMVLSMVVLLLKNFSISRILFVYGYFFFLIFDSLLRLGLMYLLKQERQSGRNTFKVVVFGGDQMGKRMFDTLNEYTGYGFKPLGIFDDKLPVDSQYNLDGSIEDGKRFSLEKKIDEIFCALPLRERDKINDLMRFAEDNLIRFKVVPDFSAFQNRMITVDFYGFYPVISIRPEPLGEIFNRMVKRGFDIVFSLMVTLLLLSWIIPLIGYLIKLDSKGPIFYLQNRSGRNYQTFQCFKFRTMTVTQGDNEFVQATKDDVRITRVGKYLRKFNIDELPQFLNVLKGQMSVVGPRPHPIKLNEIYRPIVEKYMVRHLAKPGITGLAQVRGFRGETTDPELMHQRVLADVFYIENWSFLLDIKIILLTVWNMVKGEKNAY; encoded by the coding sequence TTGGCGCTTGTCAAAAGTCAGCTTAGCTCATTTTTCCAATTAATGCTCCGGGAAAAATTTCGAATTTATTCACTGATTAATCTTTTAGGAGATCTTACCCTGCTTCTTTTTTCCTTTCTGGTAGGTTATCTTCTCATCTGGGGCCACTTCAAGCCAAATTTTAAGGATTTTTTTTTCAAGGTATCGTTTGCCCTTATTGGCAGCTGGCTGGTTGTATCTTATTTTTTAAAACTCTATTCACCACAGCGCTTTGAGCAATTTGAAAAATCTTTTACAAAACACTTTCAATCAATTGCTTTTCACGCCATGGTTCTTTCTATGGTGGTACTGCTGTTAAAAAATTTTTCCATATCCCGCATTCTCTTCGTTTACGGTTATTTCTTTTTTCTAATATTTGATTCATTGCTCCGATTAGGCCTTATGTATTTGCTGAAGCAGGAACGACAGTCGGGAAGAAACACTTTTAAAGTAGTGGTTTTCGGAGGCGATCAAATGGGGAAGCGGATGTTTGATACTTTGAATGAGTATACCGGTTATGGCTTTAAACCTCTTGGAATTTTTGATGATAAGCTTCCGGTAGATTCACAATACAACCTCGACGGTAGTATAGAAGACGGGAAGCGTTTTTCACTCGAAAAAAAGATAGATGAAATTTTTTGTGCTTTACCATTAAGAGAACGGGATAAGATAAATGACCTCATGCGTTTTGCTGAAGATAATCTCATTCGTTTTAAAGTGGTGCCTGATTTCAGCGCTTTTCAGAACAGGATGATCACCGTCGATTTTTATGGCTTCTATCCTGTAATATCCATACGGCCGGAGCCTCTGGGTGAAATATTTAACAGGATGGTTAAGCGGGGTTTCGATATCGTTTTTTCACTGATGGTAACGCTGCTTCTGCTTAGCTGGATCATCCCCCTTATAGGATATCTTATTAAACTGGATTCTAAGGGTCCCATATTCTACCTGCAAAACCGATCCGGCAGAAATTATCAGACTTTTCAATGTTTCAAATTCCGGACTATGACCGTTACGCAGGGTGATAATGAATTCGTGCAAGCCACTAAGGACGATGTTCGGATTACACGAGTGGGAAAATACCTGCGTAAATTTAATATCGATGAATTGCCGCAGTTTTTAAACGTATTGAAAGGCCAAATGAGTGTAGTAGGTCCGCGTCCGCACCCGATTAAGCTGAATGAAATTTACCGCCCGATAGTCGAGAAATATATGGTGCGCCATTTAGCCAAACCAGGCATAACAGGATTAGCACAAGTGCGAGGTTTCCGGGGTGAAACGACCGATCCGGAATTAATGCATCAGCGGGTGCTTGCAGATGTCTTTTATATTGAAAACTGGAGCTTTCTGCTGGATATTAAAATCATTTTGCTTACTGTATGGAATATGGTGAAAGGTGAGAAAAACGCCTATTAA
- a CDS encoding DUF3098 domain-containing protein, whose translation MAKTQTSPLPKQSTIIRSKKTVNPISSQRNLVQHVFLFNRENYIVLGIGLALLIVGYLLMAGGNQPPDKWDPNVIYSFRRITLSTIVVLSGFVVIIFSIFWKRKFLKY comes from the coding sequence ATGGCGAAAACTCAAACATCTCCGCTCCCTAAGCAATCCACCATTATCCGTTCAAAAAAAACTGTAAATCCAATTTCATCCCAACGGAATTTGGTTCAGCATGTTTTTCTGTTTAACCGTGAAAACTATATCGTTTTGGGTATTGGCTTAGCCTTATTAATTGTTGGCTATTTATTAATGGCAGGGGGAAATCAACCTCCTGATAAGTGGGATCCTAATGTTATTTATAGCTTCAGAAGAATTACGCTTTCTACTATTGTGGTACTATCGGGATTTGTTGTTATTATTTTTTCAATTTTCTGGAAAAGAAAATTTTTGAAATATTGA
- a CDS encoding cell division protein FtsX encodes MTALVLFMLGIAAFLFVQGTKLTNEFKENLEFTVIIKDNTSEKIIIDLEKKLQEQPWVKSADYISKQQAAKIFMQDNEENFKDLLSYNPLFASINLKLNADYTSQDSIDVIENRVMSNPAAGEFYYERKLVSVINDHLRKIGWIMSAISLLFLIIAISLIDGTIRLSMFSNRFLIRSMQLVGATRSFVTWPFIKRSLIDGFIASVVAILALLSVLNFSLKQIPDLNVLNDIKVTFGVLAGIMVAGLLFSLISTRFAIGKYLRMNLDELY; translated from the coding sequence ATGACGGCATTAGTATTATTTATGCTTGGAATAGCTGCTTTTCTATTTGTTCAAGGCACAAAACTCACGAACGAGTTCAAAGAAAATCTTGAATTTACTGTAATTATTAAAGACAATACGAGCGAAAAGATAATTATTGACTTAGAGAAAAAACTACAGGAACAGCCATGGGTAAAAAGTGCTGATTATATTTCAAAACAGCAGGCAGCCAAAATTTTTATGCAGGATAATGAGGAAAATTTTAAAGATCTGCTTAGCTACAACCCGCTTTTTGCCTCTATTAATTTAAAGCTTAATGCAGATTACACAAGCCAGGATAGTATTGATGTAATTGAAAACCGGGTGATGTCAAATCCTGCTGCCGGCGAATTTTATTATGAGCGTAAACTGGTATCGGTAATAAATGATCACCTTCGGAAAATTGGCTGGATCATGAGCGCCATAAGTTTACTGTTCCTGATAATTGCCATATCTCTTATAGATGGTACTATACGACTTTCTATGTTTTCCAATCGATTCCTGATACGTAGCATGCAATTAGTAGGAGCTACGAGAAGCTTTGTTACCTGGCCGTTTATCAAACGAAGCCTCATCGATGGCTTTATTGCTTCTGTAGTTGCCATTCTTGCTCTTTTATCAGTTTTAAATTTTTCATTAAAACAGATTCCTGATTTAAATGTGCTGAACGACATCAAAGTAACATTCGGTGTTTTGGCAGGTATTATGGTTGCCGGATTACTTTTTTCTTTGATAAGCACCCGTTTTGCTATCGGCAAATACCTCAGAATGAACCTGGATGAGCTTTATTAA
- a CDS encoding leucine--tRNA ligase, which yields MKEIDFFEVEKRVKEIWKAQDVFRVNSDPSRPKYYVLDMFPYPSGAGLHVGHPLGYIASDIISRYKRLKGFNVLHPMGYDSFGLPAEQYAIQTGQHPAITTETNIKTFREQLDKLGLSYDWSREIRTSDPEFYKWTQWIFIQLFHSWYNNKTDRAEGIDVLINEFENSGNKNVHAACNEVNIFSADDWKGFSEKVKSVILLNYRLAYIADSWVNWCPALGTVLANDEVKDGGSERGGYPVIRKIMKQWSLRITAYAERLLSALEKLDWSDSIKETQKNWIGKSAGCTIAFQVEDSKVHGGTSNLKIEVFTTRPDTIFGVSYLALAPEHELIEKITTPEYKNAVDEYVNYAKNRSERDRMADVKKITGQFTGAYAVHPFTKRNIPVWIAEYVLAGYGTGALMAVPAHDQRDWNFAKHFEKDLMEQLRHSPIIEVISGGNVNKEAYEEFYSAGHLVNSEMFNGNSPVVAKVQVINFIVDEGIGKRKINYKMRDAIFGRQRYWGEPIPIYYDEEGIPYTVDEDDLPVILPEVDKYLPTETGEPPLARAKDWTYSPPSHLSLDEEDSRHARTQVLSLGEDLREVKNIERTSDENEVRKPGYMTADEQTWFRHKNNANELRREATPAEMILWGALRNKKLGVRFRRQHVIENFIVDFVSLEKKLVIELDGEVHKQQQDHDDYRTQRLMEYGYHVLRFWNAEVIDNTRKVIERIEQALRDPHPEMGIERTKQASQESPPQPFSKGEGNIPTHKEDLEGAYPLETTTMPGWAGSSWYYLRYEDPGYPDRFASKEAVDYWQNIDLYLGGDEHATGHLFYFRFWTKFLFDRGWIPFDEPAKKLVNQGKIQGVSKFIYEIKPIGTLNTVSVVVEKSNEIYISSSLYEKYRTQKIDPKTLLSIINSQFPGYVDIEDVLEDQHFLITPKRVNVKYVNGNELNTEAIKKETFEFGNSAFIKDDGKYLCGNAVEKMSKRYGNVVNPDDVLKDYGADCFRMYEMFLGPLEQNKPWDTKGIDGVSRFLKKFWKLFCDSNGNWTVNHDKATNEELKILHRTIKKTGEDIDRLSFNTSVSSFMICVNELTERNCHKQEILEPLLIILSPFAPFLTEYLWEKMDYKESIIQASFPQYDELLLVEKTFEYPVAINGKTRIRLILSLDLSSAEVEKEVLQISDLKKYFDGKSPKKIIYIKGKMINVVV from the coding sequence ATGAAGGAAATTGATTTTTTCGAAGTTGAAAAAAGGGTGAAAGAAATCTGGAAGGCACAGGATGTATTCCGGGTAAACTCCGATCCTTCCAGACCAAAATATTATGTGCTGGATATGTTTCCATATCCTTCAGGAGCAGGGCTTCATGTGGGTCATCCTCTCGGGTATATTGCGTCTGATATTATTTCCCGGTATAAGCGATTGAAGGGGTTTAATGTATTGCATCCAATGGGATACGATTCTTTTGGACTTCCTGCGGAGCAGTATGCCATTCAAACCGGCCAACATCCTGCAATTACTACCGAAACAAATATTAAAACATTTCGTGAACAGCTCGATAAACTAGGACTTTCTTATGATTGGAGTCGCGAAATACGAACCAGTGATCCTGAATTTTATAAATGGACCCAATGGATTTTTATACAACTCTTTCATTCGTGGTATAATAATAAAACAGACCGGGCAGAGGGCATTGACGTTCTTATCAATGAATTTGAAAATTCGGGAAATAAAAATGTTCATGCGGCTTGCAATGAAGTAAATATTTTTTCAGCAGATGATTGGAAAGGATTTTCTGAAAAAGTAAAATCTGTTATCCTGCTGAACTATCGTCTTGCCTACATAGCAGACTCCTGGGTAAACTGGTGTCCGGCTTTGGGAACTGTTCTTGCCAACGATGAAGTAAAGGATGGCGGAAGCGAACGAGGTGGTTATCCTGTGATAAGAAAAATAATGAAGCAGTGGAGCCTTCGCATCACTGCTTATGCTGAACGGCTATTATCGGCCTTGGAAAAACTAGATTGGAGTGATTCTATAAAGGAAACCCAAAAAAATTGGATTGGAAAAAGCGCAGGCTGCACCATCGCGTTTCAGGTTGAAGATTCAAAGGTTCATGGCGGAACTTCAAATCTTAAAATTGAAGTGTTTACCACAAGACCCGATACTATTTTTGGAGTATCGTATCTCGCCCTGGCTCCGGAACATGAGCTTATTGAAAAGATTACTACTCCGGAATATAAAAATGCAGTTGATGAGTATGTGAACTATGCAAAAAACCGCAGCGAGCGAGACCGCATGGCGGATGTAAAAAAAATAACGGGTCAATTCACCGGCGCATATGCAGTACATCCTTTCACGAAAAGAAACATTCCTGTCTGGATTGCAGAGTATGTCCTTGCCGGCTACGGCACGGGCGCATTGATGGCCGTTCCTGCCCACGACCAGCGGGACTGGAACTTCGCAAAACATTTTGAAAAGGATTTAATGGAGCAGTTGAGGCACAGCCCTATAATAGAAGTTATTTCAGGAGGAAATGTCAATAAGGAGGCATATGAAGAATTCTATTCAGCCGGACACTTAGTAAATTCTGAAATGTTTAATGGCAATTCCCCCGTAGTTGCAAAAGTTCAAGTGATAAACTTCATTGTGGATGAGGGAATAGGTAAACGCAAAATAAATTACAAAATGCGCGATGCCATTTTCGGAAGGCAACGCTATTGGGGAGAACCTATTCCTATTTACTATGACGAAGAGGGAATTCCCTATACTGTTGATGAAGATGATTTACCAGTCATTTTGCCTGAGGTAGATAAATATCTTCCCACTGAAACCGGCGAACCACCATTGGCAAGGGCAAAGGATTGGACCTACTCACCGCCGTCTCACCTTTCCTTAGATGAGGAAGATAGCAGGCATGCGCGCACGCAAGTCCTCTCCCTGGGAGAGGACTTGCGTGAGGTAAAAAACATAGAAAGAACTAGCGATGAAAATGAAGTAAGGAAGCCTGGCTACATGACTGCCGATGAGCAAACATGGTTTAGGCATAAAAATAATGCTAATGAATTAAGAAGAGAGGCTACCCCCGCAGAGATGATTTTATGGGGAGCACTTCGAAATAAAAAATTAGGAGTTCGATTCAGACGACAGCATGTGATTGAAAATTTTATTGTTGATTTTGTAAGCCTGGAAAAAAAATTGGTTATAGAGCTGGATGGTGAAGTTCATAAGCAGCAACAAGATCATGACGATTACCGCACACAAAGATTAATGGAATACGGGTACCATGTATTGCGTTTTTGGAATGCTGAAGTTATTGATAATACAAGAAAGGTGATTGAAAGGATTGAACAGGCGCTTCGGGACCCTCACCCAGAAATGGGGATTGAAAGAACAAAACAGGCATCTCAAGAATCTCCTCCCCAACCCTTCTCCAAAGGAGAAGGGAATATTCCTACCCACAAGGAAGATTTGGAGGGTGCCTACCCTCTTGAAACCACCACCATGCCCGGCTGGGCAGGCAGCAGCTGGTATTATTTGCGCTACGAAGATCCCGGCTACCCTGATCGGTTCGCATCCAAAGAAGCTGTTGATTACTGGCAGAACATTGATCTCTATTTAGGTGGTGATGAGCATGCAACCGGTCATCTGTTTTATTTCCGCTTCTGGACAAAATTTTTATTCGATAGAGGATGGATTCCTTTTGATGAGCCTGCAAAGAAATTGGTTAATCAGGGTAAGATACAGGGGGTATCTAAATTTATATATGAAATAAAACCAATAGGTACATTAAACACAGTGTCCGTAGTAGTAGAGAAATCCAATGAGATTTATATATCCTCAAGTCTTTACGAAAAATATCGAACACAAAAAATAGATCCCAAAACTTTACTTTCTATCATTAACTCGCAATTTCCAGGCTATGTTGATATTGAAGATGTACTGGAAGATCAACATTTTTTGATAACACCTAAACGTGTAAATGTAAAATATGTGAATGGAAATGAATTGAATACTGAAGCTATTAAAAAGGAAACTTTTGAATTTGGTAATTCCGCATTTATAAAAGATGATGGAAAATATCTTTGTGGCAATGCAGTTGAGAAAATGTCTAAAAGGTATGGCAACGTCGTCAATCCCGATGATGTCTTAAAAGATTATGGTGCCGATTGCTTTCGGATGTATGAAATGTTTCTTGGTCCTTTGGAGCAAAATAAACCCTGGGATACGAAAGGCATTGACGGAGTTTCCCGCTTCCTAAAAAAATTCTGGAAATTATTTTGTGACAGCAACGGCAACTGGACGGTTAATCATGACAAGGCAACTAATGAGGAATTAAAAATTCTTCATCGTACCATAAAAAAAACAGGTGAAGATATTGATCGTTTATCCTTCAACACTTCAGTAAGTTCATTTATGATTTGTGTGAATGAATTGACGGAACGCAATTGCCATAAACAGGAAATACTGGAACCATTGCTGATTATTCTTTCTCCTTTCGCTCCTTTTTTAACAGAATACCTGTGGGAAAAAATGGATTATAAAGAGTCTATTATCCAAGCTTCTTTTCCTCAATACGATGAATTATTGTTGGTTGAGAAAACTTTTGAATATCCGGTAGCCATAAACGGAAAAACCCGGATCAGGTTAATCCTTTCACTCGATTTATCCTCGGCAGAAGTGGAAAAAGAAGTGCTTCAGATAAGTGACCTTAAGAAATACTTTGATGGTAAATCACCAAAAAAAATAATTTATATAAAAGGAAAAATGATCAATGTGGTGGTCTGA
- a CDS encoding GNAT family N-acetyltransferase yields the protein MDAVIRKGTYNDAEKLCELGRTSFYEKWVTTTSSANMNIYLKENFTIEKLHEELSDSLITYFVAEKDDRLLGYAKLLQADPDIETPEPGIVIKYQNPLEISRLYVSPQLTGQSIGAKIMDQIFLFAEEKRFDLIWLGVWENNTAIGFYKRHGFMKAGTHKFTLGDQVDNDWIMIKSIL from the coding sequence ATGGATGCAGTAATCCGGAAAGGAACCTATAATGATGCAGAGAAACTATGCGAGTTAGGAAGGACTTCTTTTTACGAAAAGTGGGTTACAACTACCTCATCTGCAAATATGAATATTTATTTAAAAGAGAATTTCACAATTGAAAAATTGCACGAGGAGCTTTCAGATTCCCTGATCACCTATTTTGTAGCAGAGAAAGATGACCGGTTATTAGGTTATGCAAAACTGCTGCAGGCAGATCCTGACATTGAGACGCCGGAACCTGGCATTGTTATTAAATATCAAAATCCGCTTGAGATCTCAAGGTTATATGTATCTCCGCAGCTTACGGGACAATCAATCGGAGCTAAAATTATGGACCAGATTTTCCTGTTTGCGGAAGAAAAAAGATTTGATCTGATCTGGCTGGGAGTATGGGAAAATAATACAGCAATTGGCTTCTATAAACGGCATGGATTTATGAAGGCCGGAACTCATAAATTCACTTTGGGCGATCAGGTGGATAATGATTGGATAATGATAAAGTCTATTCTATAG
- a CDS encoding hydroxymethylglutaryl-CoA lyase has protein sequence MAERIRIIECPRDAMQGIKHYIPTEEKIVYLNLLLDAGFDTIDFGSFVSPKAIPQLSDTALVLSKLNWTAEKSRLLAIIANTRGAKEAAMFDEISYLGFPFSVSETFQQRNANASIKDSLKRVEEIQNLCVKHKKELVLYISMAFGNPYGDAWSPDTVMYWTEKMVQMGIKIISLADTVGVATAAIISSLFKDLIPRFSDIEFGAHFHTTPETWREKMEAAYTNGCKRFDGALRGFGGCPMAMDKLTGNMPTENIIDFFTEKNIETGIREDYFLRALKKANEVFH, from the coding sequence ATGGCTGAAAGAATAAGGATTATCGAATGCCCCCGGGATGCTATGCAGGGTATTAAACACTATATTCCAACCGAAGAAAAAATTGTCTATCTCAATCTATTGCTTGATGCCGGATTTGATACTATTGACTTTGGAAGTTTTGTTTCTCCCAAAGCAATACCACAGCTTTCAGACACAGCACTGGTATTATCTAAATTAAACTGGACTGCTGAAAAATCACGCCTGCTTGCAATAATAGCCAATACGCGCGGTGCTAAGGAAGCTGCAATGTTTGATGAAATTTCCTATCTGGGGTTTCCTTTTTCTGTCTCAGAAACATTTCAGCAACGTAATGCAAATGCTTCTATTAAGGATTCTTTGAAGAGAGTGGAAGAAATTCAGAACCTCTGCGTGAAGCATAAAAAAGAACTGGTACTCTATATATCGATGGCATTCGGAAATCCATACGGAGACGCATGGAGCCCGGATACGGTGATGTACTGGACAGAAAAAATGGTTCAAATGGGAATAAAAATAATTTCTCTTGCTGATACTGTTGGGGTTGCTACAGCAGCAATTATTTCTTCACTTTTTAAAGATCTTATTCCCCGATTTTCGGATATTGAATTTGGGGCGCACTTTCATACTACACCTGAAACATGGAGAGAAAAAATGGAAGCTGCCTACACAAATGGATGCAAAAGATTTGATGGTGCTCTCCGGGGATTTGGCGGTTGCCCTATGGCGATGGATAAATTGACCGGTAATATGCCTACTGAAAATATTATTGATTTTTTTACTGAAAAAAATATAGAAACAGGTATTCGTGAAGATTATTTTTTAAGAGCTTTAAAAAAAGCGAATGAGGTATTTCACTAG
- a CDS encoding YggS family pyridoxal phosphate-dependent enzyme produces MTNYSYLINYLNERKVKLVAVSKTQPASAILEIYNAGQHIFGENRVQEIIEKHPLLPDDIEWHLIGHLQTNKVKSVIRIVKLIQSVDSFKLLREINKEAKKINRVVDVLLQIHIAHEETKFGFNYGEAKEILMDGDLRNMKHIFIRGFMGIATFTDDADQVRKEFRELNNFYRLSAQYKGSNFNPDILSMGMSGDYEIAVDEGSTMVRIGSLIFGKRENKAGGTN; encoded by the coding sequence ATGACCAATTATTCTTATTTAATTAATTACCTGAATGAGCGTAAAGTTAAGCTGGTTGCTGTAAGTAAAACTCAGCCTGCATCGGCAATTTTAGAGATATATAATGCAGGGCAGCATATTTTCGGTGAAAATAGAGTTCAGGAAATAATAGAAAAGCATCCGTTACTTCCAGATGATATTGAATGGCACCTGATAGGTCACCTTCAAACCAATAAGGTAAAATCCGTGATCCGGATTGTAAAGCTTATTCAATCGGTAGATAGCTTTAAGCTGCTGCGCGAAATTAATAAAGAGGCAAAAAAAATTAATCGTGTAGTTGATGTGTTGCTGCAAATTCACATTGCGCATGAAGAAACGAAGTTTGGTTTTAACTATGGAGAGGCAAAAGAAATACTGATGGATGGTGATTTAAGGAACATGAAACATATTTTTATCCGGGGATTTATGGGAATTGCAACATTTACTGATGATGCTGACCAGGTTAGAAAAGAATTCCGGGAGCTAAATAATTTTTACAGGCTGTCAGCTCAATATAAAGGATCAAATTTTAATCCTGATATACTGTCAATGGGTATGAGCGGTGACTATGAAATTGCTGTAGATGAAGGCAGTACCATGGTGCGTATAGGAAGCCTGATTTTCGGTAAGCGTGAGAATAAGGCAGGTGGAACTAATTAA
- a CDS encoding DUF4296 domain-containing protein: MIRIIGLYVCLISFLLSCGEETEQVPPDLLPKNKMTAILTDVHIAESALNTNGLTREQIDRAMAIRYQQIMKKDSVTYSQFSNTYDYYLHHPADMDDVYQEVVNRLTALESRTKVKDRKSLNIDSLRLLRKKVPILEK, encoded by the coding sequence ATGATAAGAATAATTGGACTTTATGTGTGCTTAATATCCTTCCTTCTTTCCTGTGGTGAGGAAACTGAACAAGTGCCACCCGATTTATTACCCAAAAATAAAATGACAGCAATACTTACGGATGTGCACATTGCTGAAAGCGCTCTAAATACTAACGGACTCACAAGAGAACAAATTGACCGTGCAATGGCGATACGATACCAGCAAATTATGAAAAAGGACAGTGTTACCTATTCACAATTTTCAAACACCTATGATTATTACCTGCACCATCCCGCAGATATGGATGATGTATATCAGGAAGTAGTAAATCGCCTTACTGCCCTTGAGAGTCGAACAAAAGTAAAGGATAGAAAATCTTTAAATATCGATTCACTACGGTTACTTAGAAAGAAAGTACCTATTTTAGAAAAGTAA